In a single window of the Hoyosella subflava DQS3-9A1 genome:
- a CDS encoding glycosyltransferase family 4 protein, which yields MRRTLLVTNDFPPRPGGIQSYVHTLAEMLPPEQLVVYAPRWRGDSHTRFDAQQSFEVVRHPTTLMLPTPNVVQRAKEIMRHHACSGIWFGAAAPLALMGPLLRSAGAETIIASTHGHEVGWSMIPAARQALRVIGEQTDVVTYVSKYTRGRFGAAFGPNSALEHVPPGVDTEKFKPDSGARSELRARYRLGNRPVVVCLSRLVPRKGQDMLIRALPGIRSRVDGAALVIVGGGPYAENLRTLARECGVEDDVVFTGSVPSSELAAHHTIADVFAMPCRTRGAGLDVEGLGIVFLEASATGVPVIAGQSGGAPETVREGETGYVVDGRSVPDIIDRIADLLSDLDNSTAMGAQGRKWVTENWQWATMASRLRTFLTQ from the coding sequence ATGCGTCGCACCCTGCTGGTGACCAACGATTTTCCTCCGCGGCCCGGAGGGATCCAGTCCTACGTGCACACCCTCGCCGAAATGCTGCCGCCGGAGCAACTCGTCGTGTATGCCCCGCGCTGGCGGGGTGACAGCCATACGCGGTTCGATGCGCAACAATCATTTGAGGTGGTGCGGCATCCCACTACGCTCATGCTGCCAACTCCGAATGTCGTGCAGCGCGCTAAAGAGATCATGAGGCATCATGCGTGCTCTGGTATCTGGTTCGGTGCAGCCGCACCGCTCGCTCTGATGGGGCCGTTGCTGCGTTCGGCGGGTGCGGAGACAATCATTGCTAGCACCCACGGACACGAGGTTGGGTGGTCCATGATTCCCGCCGCTCGACAAGCCCTTCGCGTGATCGGGGAGCAGACCGATGTCGTCACGTATGTCAGCAAATACACCCGCGGAAGGTTTGGGGCGGCGTTCGGGCCCAACTCGGCGTTAGAGCACGTGCCCCCGGGTGTCGATACTGAGAAGTTCAAGCCCGACAGCGGTGCACGCAGTGAACTGCGCGCACGCTACCGATTGGGCAACCGCCCGGTGGTGGTATGCCTCTCGCGCCTGGTACCGCGAAAGGGCCAGGACATGCTCATACGGGCATTGCCAGGGATTCGCAGTCGCGTGGATGGCGCCGCTCTGGTCATCGTTGGCGGCGGACCCTACGCCGAAAATTTGAGGACGCTAGCGCGCGAATGCGGTGTCGAGGATGACGTTGTGTTTACCGGGTCTGTCCCCTCGAGTGAACTTGCCGCGCACCATACGATCGCCGATGTTTTCGCGATGCCGTGTCGTACCCGTGGAGCCGGACTCGATGTCGAAGGGCTGGGAATCGTCTTTCTCGAGGCCTCAGCCACCGGAGTGCCGGTCATCGCAGGGCAATCAGGTGGGGCTCCCGAGACTGTGCGAGAAGGCGAGACCGGCTACGTCGTGGATGGCCGGTCAGTCCCGGACATCATCGATAGGATTGCGGATCTGCTCAGCGACCTCGATAACTCGACCGCCATGGGCGCACAAGGCCGGAAGTGGGTCACCGAAAACTGGCAGTGGGCCACGATGGCCAGCCGGTTGCGCACCTTCCTCACTCAATAG
- a CDS encoding AMP-dependent synthetase/ligase — protein sequence MEVPVREFSVPATYTVPEDASCADAVARNAAEDPAYPLFRRLVGGSWTDVTAKEFADQVAKVAKGLIALGVNQGDRVALLSDTRYEWVLMDYAIWTAGGVTVPIYATSSADQVAWILEDSDAVGIVVETPANAATHKEVTDAAENLKKVLVLDEGAIDELVASGADVADDEVTNRVKALKSSDPATLIYTSGTTGRPKGVQLTHYNLLAEVKSILASSLSEYLNTNSRTLLFLPLAHVFARAISVACVETRMTVGHTSDIPNIVEHLGVFKPTVILAVPRIFEKVFNGARLKAHAAGKGKIFDKASDVAIEWSKSLDTGGAGLGLKVKHALFSKLVYSKLLAALGGECVAAVSGGAPLGARLGHFFRGAGLKVYEGYGLTETSAAITVNTPDHHRIGSVGRPLPGNKARIAEDGEVLLSGPVVFGGYWRNEQATQDSIIDGWFNTGDLGSLDDDGYLSITGRKKEIIVTAGGKNVSPSGLEDVLRSSAIVSQAMVVGDQKPFIGALLTLDPEALPGWKERNDKPADATVDDLKNDPDLIAEIDELVVQANKTVSAAEAIKKYRILSIDFTEATGELTPSMKLKRNVVAQKFADEIEALYKK from the coding sequence ATGGAGGTACCAGTGCGCGAGTTCAGCGTCCCAGCAACCTATACAGTCCCCGAGGACGCGTCCTGCGCCGATGCCGTCGCGCGGAACGCTGCGGAAGACCCGGCATACCCCCTGTTTCGCCGTCTCGTGGGCGGCAGCTGGACCGATGTGACGGCGAAGGAGTTCGCAGACCAGGTAGCCAAGGTCGCGAAAGGGCTGATCGCCCTCGGTGTCAATCAGGGCGACCGAGTCGCGCTGCTCTCGGACACCCGCTACGAGTGGGTCCTCATGGACTACGCAATCTGGACCGCTGGCGGCGTGACCGTGCCGATCTACGCGACCTCATCCGCTGACCAGGTGGCCTGGATCCTTGAGGATTCCGACGCGGTGGGCATTGTCGTCGAGACCCCAGCGAACGCGGCGACCCATAAAGAGGTCACCGACGCGGCGGAGAACCTGAAGAAGGTCCTCGTCCTCGATGAAGGTGCGATCGATGAACTCGTAGCGTCCGGAGCTGACGTCGCTGACGATGAGGTCACGAACCGCGTGAAGGCGCTCAAGTCGTCCGATCCAGCCACCTTGATCTACACATCTGGCACCACCGGCCGCCCGAAGGGCGTCCAGCTGACGCACTACAACCTCCTTGCCGAGGTGAAGAGCATCCTGGCGTCTAGCTTGTCCGAGTACCTGAATACCAACAGCCGCACGCTCCTCTTCCTCCCCCTTGCTCACGTATTCGCGCGTGCCATCAGCGTGGCCTGTGTTGAAACTCGGATGACCGTCGGTCACACGTCGGACATCCCCAATATCGTTGAGCATCTCGGTGTCTTCAAGCCCACCGTTATCCTCGCCGTACCGCGTATCTTCGAGAAGGTCTTCAACGGCGCACGCCTCAAAGCACACGCAGCCGGCAAGGGTAAAATCTTCGACAAGGCCTCGGATGTGGCTATCGAGTGGAGCAAGTCGCTGGACACCGGCGGTGCTGGCCTTGGCCTCAAGGTGAAGCACGCACTGTTCAGCAAACTCGTCTACTCAAAGCTTCTCGCCGCGCTCGGCGGTGAGTGTGTTGCCGCTGTGTCCGGAGGCGCCCCGCTCGGTGCTCGCCTCGGCCACTTCTTCCGCGGAGCGGGGCTGAAGGTGTACGAGGGCTACGGTCTGACAGAAACCAGCGCAGCTATCACCGTCAACACCCCCGACCACCACCGCATCGGTAGTGTGGGCCGTCCGTTGCCCGGAAACAAGGCGCGAATCGCCGAGGACGGCGAAGTGTTGCTCTCGGGCCCTGTTGTCTTTGGCGGCTACTGGCGCAACGAGCAAGCGACGCAGGACTCGATCATCGATGGCTGGTTCAACACGGGCGACCTCGGATCACTCGACGATGATGGCTACCTCTCCATCACCGGTCGCAAGAAGGAAATCATCGTGACCGCGGGCGGTAAAAACGTCTCGCCGTCCGGTCTCGAAGATGTGCTCCGCTCAAGCGCGATCGTGAGCCAGGCGATGGTCGTCGGAGATCAGAAGCCATTCATCGGCGCTCTCCTCACCCTCGATCCTGAAGCTCTCCCCGGCTGGAAAGAGCGCAACGACAAGCCCGCAGACGCGACGGTCGACGATCTCAAGAACGATCCCGACCTTATCGCCGAAATTGACGAACTGGTTGTACAGGCCAACAAGACCGTTTCGGCTGCCGAGGCCATCAAGAAGTACCGCATCCTCTCGATCGACTTCACCGAAGCTACCGGGGAACTCACCCCGTCCATGAAGCTGAAGCGCAACGTCGTCGCACAGAAGTTCGCGGACGAGATCGAAGCGCTCTACAAGAAGTAA
- a CDS encoding SRPBCC family protein, producing the protein MAERTTQSIVIDAPAESVMAVIADFPEYPSWVSAAKQVDVLETYPDGRASRVRFVLDAGVIKDTYELSYTWSRDGLRVSWELVSGGIQKAQSGSYVLEPQRGGQSAKVTYELMVDLAIPVIGLLKRRAEKVITDTALKELKKRVER; encoded by the coding sequence ATGGCTGAGAGGACCACGCAGTCGATCGTGATCGACGCCCCCGCGGAGAGCGTCATGGCCGTGATCGCTGATTTCCCCGAATATCCCTCGTGGGTTTCTGCGGCGAAGCAGGTCGACGTGCTTGAAACGTACCCGGATGGCAGAGCGTCCCGCGTTCGCTTCGTCCTTGATGCTGGTGTCATTAAGGACACCTACGAGCTCTCGTACACGTGGTCACGCGATGGGCTGCGTGTCAGCTGGGAGCTTGTGTCTGGAGGTATTCAGAAAGCTCAGAGCGGTTCATATGTGCTCGAGCCTCAGCGTGGCGGCCAGTCAGCGAAAGTCACTTATGAGCTCATGGTCGACTTGGCAATTCCAGTCATTGGGCTGCTGAAGCGTCGTGCGGAAAAGGTCATCACGGATACGGCGCTCAAAGAGCTGAAGAAGCGGGTTGAACGCTGA
- a CDS encoding ArsA family ATPase, translated as MLFVGKGGVGKTTLAAATAVALSEQGKRVLIVSTDQAHSLADAFGSAGDTGNGEIWTVTPGLDALHINALDLVERKWRDIITSVAGLGSEHRHGVEWFGLEPEELTGVPGVEELLALGEVARYAEGEDWDVVVVDCAPTAETLRLVALPESVMAYVDRVWPQNRRLQAMSEDSLAGIAAGILDQLTQHTRQLRDLLTGDSTLVRLVVTPERIVFEETRRTVTAMSLLGMILDRVIANRVLVAYDRSGNVTAPTSRNDDPIHRWYRDRVSEQVAVIDELTSALGDIPLLTVGYAATEPVGVAALGDLARNVENLGLVRTPLASGSPDDARRRRAADCQVEHESGTGLNSVYLMRLTLPLVDPRSIRLGRIDDDLVVGAAGIKRRVPLAPVLRRCVVAGAEITGSELRVRFQPNPEVWPQW; from the coding sequence ATGCTCTTCGTGGGCAAAGGCGGCGTGGGGAAGACGACGCTTGCTGCGGCGACGGCTGTCGCGCTCTCGGAGCAGGGCAAGCGGGTCCTCATTGTGTCGACGGATCAAGCCCATTCGCTCGCGGATGCGTTTGGTTCTGCAGGAGATACAGGTAACGGTGAGATCTGGACTGTGACCCCAGGGCTTGATGCGCTGCACATCAACGCTCTTGATCTTGTTGAGCGGAAATGGCGCGACATCATCACCTCTGTCGCGGGGCTCGGGTCGGAGCACCGCCATGGCGTCGAATGGTTTGGTTTAGAACCAGAGGAACTCACTGGCGTACCGGGGGTTGAGGAACTTCTTGCCTTGGGTGAGGTGGCCCGCTATGCCGAAGGGGAAGACTGGGATGTGGTCGTCGTTGACTGCGCGCCCACCGCTGAAACGCTGCGGCTCGTGGCCCTGCCGGAGTCCGTGATGGCGTACGTCGACCGGGTATGGCCGCAGAATCGCAGGCTGCAGGCGATGTCTGAAGATTCGCTCGCAGGGATAGCAGCCGGGATCCTGGACCAGCTGACTCAGCACACGCGGCAACTCCGTGACTTGCTGACTGGAGACAGCACCCTGGTGCGACTCGTGGTCACGCCGGAACGGATTGTCTTCGAAGAGACCCGGAGAACGGTGACCGCGATGTCGTTGCTGGGCATGATTCTGGACCGGGTCATCGCCAATCGGGTCCTTGTTGCCTATGATCGATCCGGGAATGTGACCGCGCCGACATCCCGGAACGACGATCCGATCCATCGCTGGTATCGAGACCGGGTATCCGAGCAGGTCGCGGTGATCGATGAGCTCACGAGTGCGCTGGGGGACATACCGTTGCTGACAGTTGGCTACGCCGCGACAGAGCCGGTGGGTGTCGCGGCGCTCGGCGATTTGGCACGTAACGTTGAGAACCTGGGGCTCGTCCGTACCCCGCTGGCATCTGGTTCACCCGACGATGCCCGGCGTCGGCGTGCGGCGGATTGCCAGGTCGAACATGAGTCAGGAACGGGGCTTAATTCTGTTTATCTGATGCGGTTGACGCTCCCGCTGGTCGATCCCCGGAGCATACGGCTGGGCCGCATCGATGATGATCTGGTTGTGGGCGCAGCGGGGATAAAACGGCGCGTGCCTCTCGCGCCGGTCCTACGGCGGTGCGTTGTCGCAGGCGCGGAGATCACCGGGAGCGAATTGCGTGTCAGGTTCCAGCCGAACCCGGAAGTGTGGCCGCAATGGTGA
- a CDS encoding ROK family protein: MSDLEQRTHAIGVDIGGTNIRAGVVSWDGEILDTVHAPTPRSAASLERALEGTIRELMQRHEISAVGLAIAGFLTRDRTTVRFAPHLPWRQAAVGSDLTRRLGVPVVLEHDANSAAWAEYRFGAAKGSENVVIIAIGTGIGAALLIDGEIFRGSYGIAPELGHIQVVPDGRTCPCGKRGCWERYCSGTSLIDTAIELLASQPSMSTPLAREVRMDPGSISGRRITAAAQDGDPLGEATVAEFARWLGVGLAMVSDIYDPDLIVIGGGVGSSAPMYLDEAREHYAAMVTGAGHRPLARIRRAQMGEEAAMIGAADVARAARSESTSG; the protein is encoded by the coding sequence ATGTCCGACCTCGAGCAGCGCACACATGCGATCGGTGTCGACATCGGTGGAACGAATATTCGCGCGGGCGTGGTCAGTTGGGACGGAGAAATCCTCGACACGGTGCATGCGCCGACGCCGCGTTCCGCTGCTTCGCTCGAGCGCGCTTTGGAAGGCACGATCCGCGAACTGATGCAGCGCCACGAAATAAGCGCTGTCGGCTTAGCGATCGCTGGCTTCCTGACTCGCGACCGCACCACCGTCCGGTTCGCGCCTCATTTGCCATGGCGGCAGGCCGCGGTCGGCAGCGACCTGACCAGGCGGCTCGGTGTCCCCGTTGTGCTCGAACACGATGCGAACTCCGCAGCGTGGGCGGAGTACCGCTTCGGAGCAGCGAAGGGCAGTGAAAATGTTGTCATCATTGCGATCGGCACCGGTATTGGTGCCGCTCTGCTGATAGACGGCGAGATCTTTCGGGGAAGCTACGGCATCGCCCCTGAATTGGGTCACATACAGGTTGTGCCGGATGGGCGGACATGTCCGTGTGGGAAGCGCGGGTGCTGGGAGCGGTACTGCAGTGGCACCAGTCTGATCGATACCGCGATCGAGTTGCTCGCGTCGCAACCGTCGATGTCGACCCCGCTCGCGCGTGAGGTACGAATGGATCCAGGGTCGATCTCGGGGCGCCGCATCACCGCTGCGGCGCAGGATGGCGACCCGCTCGGGGAAGCGACTGTTGCGGAGTTTGCGCGCTGGCTTGGTGTGGGGCTGGCGATGGTCAGCGACATTTACGATCCGGATCTGATCGTGATCGGCGGTGGCGTGGGCAGTTCCGCGCCGATGTATCTCGACGAGGCACGCGAGCATTATGCGGCGATGGTCACTGGAGCAGGTCATAGACCGCTCGCAAGAATCAGACGGGCTCAGATGGGAGAGGAAGCGGCCATGATTGGTGCCGCAGACGTGGCACGCGCCGCGCGCAGCGAAAGCACGTCTGGGTAG
- a CDS encoding lysophospholipid acyltransferase family protein, translating into MWYWLFKYILIGPLLYLIGRPTIEGAEHIPAKGGAILASNHLAVADSLYLPLMVRRRITFLAKSEYFTTPGIKGKLLKFFYAGSGQVPIDRASGAAAEAALHTGRRILSEGKLLGLYPEGTRSPDGRLFKGKTGIARLALETGTPIIPVAMIGTEKVNPPGSKMWKPAKVRIRIGKPLDFSRFDGMRGTRFVERAITDEVLYELMNLSGQEYVDIYAATYKADKAANKTKPGEVSPVSPPEPKADTQPGASAAAS; encoded by the coding sequence ATGTGGTACTGGTTATTCAAATACATCCTTATCGGGCCGCTGCTTTACCTAATAGGGCGGCCAACGATCGAGGGTGCGGAGCATATTCCAGCTAAGGGCGGAGCGATCCTGGCCAGCAATCACCTCGCGGTTGCTGATTCGCTGTACCTACCCCTGATGGTGCGCCGTCGCATCACGTTCCTTGCTAAGAGTGAGTACTTCACCACGCCGGGGATCAAGGGCAAACTCCTGAAGTTCTTCTATGCGGGTTCAGGTCAGGTCCCGATCGATCGAGCGAGTGGTGCTGCTGCCGAGGCGGCACTGCACACTGGCAGACGCATTCTCTCTGAAGGAAAACTGCTCGGACTCTATCCGGAAGGCACACGGTCCCCAGACGGCCGCCTGTTCAAGGGGAAAACCGGTATTGCTCGTCTCGCCCTCGAGACAGGTACTCCGATCATTCCTGTCGCCATGATCGGGACCGAGAAGGTGAACCCCCCGGGTTCCAAAATGTGGAAGCCAGCAAAAGTGCGGATCCGCATCGGCAAACCGCTGGACTTCTCCCGGTTTGACGGCATGCGCGGGACCCGGTTCGTTGAGCGCGCCATCACCGATGAGGTGCTCTACGAACTGATGAATTTGTCTGGACAGGAATACGTCGATATTTACGCTGCGACCTACAAGGCAGACAAAGCAGCGAACAAAACAAAGCCAGGGGAGGTGTCGCCTGTCTCGCCTCCAGAGCCGAAGGCCGATACACAGCCCGGTGCGTCAGCTGCGGCAAGCTAG
- a CDS encoding polyadenylate-specific 3'-exoribonuclease AS: MRYFYDCEFIEDGRTIDLISIAFVSETGREFYAVSTEFDPSRAGKWVRANVLPKLPSPASKVWRSRSAIRDGLTEYFEQDGRDIELWAWVGAYDHVALCQLWGPMTALPTGMPRFTREIKQHWESSGRPALPQAPDDAHDALADARHNRARFLAIERNRQRS; encoded by the coding sequence GTGCGGTACTTCTACGACTGTGAGTTCATCGAGGATGGACGCACGATCGACTTGATCTCCATTGCTTTTGTCAGTGAGACGGGACGGGAGTTCTATGCCGTTTCGACGGAGTTTGACCCCAGCCGTGCGGGGAAGTGGGTGCGGGCCAACGTGCTTCCGAAGCTGCCGTCGCCTGCGTCAAAAGTGTGGCGCAGCCGCAGTGCTATCCGTGACGGGCTAACCGAGTACTTCGAACAGGACGGCCGAGACATTGAGTTGTGGGCGTGGGTGGGCGCCTACGACCATGTAGCTCTGTGCCAACTTTGGGGGCCGATGACGGCGCTGCCGACTGGGATGCCAAGGTTTACCCGGGAGATCAAGCAGCACTGGGAATCCAGTGGACGGCCCGCGCTGCCGCAAGCGCCCGACGATGCCCACGATGCGCTTGCCGATGCGAGGCACAACCGGGCGCGTTTCCTCGCCATCGAACGAAATCGGCAGCGGTCATGA
- a CDS encoding class II 3-deoxy-7-phosphoheptulonate synthase, producing the protein MNWTVDVPIDSLPELPPLPQDLRTRLDDALARPAMQQPSWPEGQAAMMRTVLESVPPITVAPEVDILQEKLAAVARGEAFLLQGGDCAETFADNTEPHIKANIRTLLQMAVVLTYGASMPVVKVARIAGQYAKPRSSDVDALGLPSYRGDMVNSLAPDPATRVHDPSRLVRAYANASAAMNLVRALTGAGMADLRKVHEWNREFVRTSPAGARYEALAGEIDRGLRFMEACGVNDPALHTVEIYASHEALVLDYERAMLRLDTRREEPRLYDLSAHFLWIGDRTRQLDGAHVAFAELVANPIGLKIGPSTTPEMAVEYVERLDPHNKPGRLTLVSRMGNGKVRELLPPIVEKVQATGHQVIWQCDPMHGNTHEATTGYKTRHFDRIVDEVQGFFEVHHSLGTHPGGIHIELVGENVTECLGGAQDISDLDLAGRYETACDPRLNTQQSLELAFLVAEMLRG; encoded by the coding sequence GTGAACTGGACCGTCGATGTTCCGATCGATAGCTTGCCAGAGCTTCCGCCGCTGCCGCAGGATCTGCGCACGAGGCTGGACGATGCTCTAGCGAGACCTGCCATGCAACAGCCTTCCTGGCCGGAAGGTCAGGCGGCGATGATGCGGACGGTACTCGAGTCCGTACCGCCGATCACCGTCGCTCCTGAGGTTGATATCCTCCAGGAGAAACTCGCCGCTGTCGCGCGTGGAGAAGCGTTCTTGCTCCAGGGCGGAGACTGCGCTGAGACGTTTGCTGACAACACTGAGCCGCACATCAAAGCCAACATCCGGACGCTGCTCCAAATGGCAGTTGTGCTCACCTACGGTGCGAGCATGCCGGTAGTCAAGGTCGCACGAATCGCGGGTCAGTACGCGAAGCCGCGGTCGTCGGATGTCGACGCGCTGGGGCTGCCCTCGTACCGCGGTGACATGGTGAACTCGCTGGCGCCGGATCCGGCCACGCGAGTTCATGATCCGTCCCGCCTGGTTCGTGCATACGCGAACGCAAGCGCGGCGATGAACCTCGTTCGAGCCCTCACCGGCGCAGGTATGGCGGATCTTCGCAAGGTACATGAGTGGAATCGCGAATTCGTGCGCACATCGCCCGCTGGTGCTCGATACGAAGCGCTCGCTGGGGAGATCGATCGCGGGCTCCGCTTTATGGAGGCCTGCGGCGTCAACGATCCAGCCTTGCACACGGTCGAGATCTATGCGAGCCATGAAGCACTCGTGCTCGACTACGAGCGTGCGATGCTTCGGCTCGACACGCGCCGAGAAGAGCCGCGTCTCTATGACCTGTCGGCGCACTTCCTCTGGATCGGGGACCGCACTCGTCAGCTCGATGGAGCGCACGTCGCTTTCGCTGAGCTCGTTGCCAACCCGATCGGATTGAAGATCGGTCCGTCGACGACACCCGAGATGGCTGTCGAGTACGTAGAGCGGCTCGACCCGCACAACAAACCAGGACGGCTGACCCTCGTATCCCGGATGGGGAATGGGAAGGTGCGTGAGCTCCTACCGCCCATCGTGGAGAAGGTGCAGGCAACCGGGCACCAAGTCATCTGGCAATGCGACCCGATGCATGGAAACACGCATGAGGCGACGACAGGATACAAAACTAGGCATTTCGACCGCATCGTCGACGAAGTACAAGGCTTCTTTGAGGTGCATCATTCATTGGGAACGCACCCCGGTGGAATTCACATTGAGCTTGTTGGCGAGAACGTCACAGAGTGCCTAGGCGGCGCTCAGGACATCTCGGATCTCGACCTCGCAGGGCGCTACGAAACGGCATGCGACCCACGTCTGAATACGCAGCAGTCCCTGGAACTAGCGTTCCTCGTCGCGGAAATGCTCAGGGGCTGA
- the pknB gene encoding Stk1 family PASTA domain-containing Ser/Thr kinase gives MSSDSLKLVGSLLDGRYSIDAPIARGGMSMVYQGMDLRLDRPVAIKVMDPRFSDDPQFLDRFELEARSIAKLTHPSLVSVFDQGTDQHHVFLVMELVQGGTLRELLRERGPMPPYAAAAVARPVLRALSVAHRAGLVHRDIKPENVLISDSGAVKIADFGLVRAIAASGTTSGSMILGTAAYLSPEQVSVGSADARSDVYSMGILLYEMLTGKTPFTGDNSITIAYQRTSADVPPPSSVIAGVPREFDELVKKATARNPDERFSDAGAMASALMAVCEELALPAYRVPAPQRSAQHRTRENLHGAVPPESGPPAPEPDSTRQMTTAPPLSEPNADKSHTAVLPPHAPAPPAVPASSSPPANATQALTHQYPPAELPPTQEGPPLDSARGRRSPIVVLLVVLLIAALVGVAAWWLGSGRYVDVPSVAGLDLVAAESAIAAAGLTPARNGIYRDAEPVDTILGMDPAPGSRIPRGSEVTLDVSLGQPAVPEIDGDVTIDEMADILDDRTFNIVVDDGVFDRVRPEGTVVSLSPSSGTVLAVGSTVTVTPSLGEPVIVPDVRGLSASEARDILTDAGLTISGVREDFDGGIDAGRVADTEPSIGSEVASNGSVTLVVSNAVRVPSVLGRSVNAARDELSQLGFAVEVRQLVNSGSSIVVGQSPSAGSRQSPGGAITVTALP, from the coding sequence CTGAGCAGTGATTCGCTGAAGCTCGTCGGTTCACTTTTAGACGGGCGCTACAGTATCGACGCGCCGATTGCCCGTGGCGGCATGTCCATGGTGTACCAGGGCATGGACCTGCGCCTTGATCGCCCTGTCGCAATCAAGGTGATGGATCCGCGCTTCTCTGACGATCCCCAGTTCCTCGATCGTTTCGAGCTCGAAGCACGCTCGATCGCCAAGCTCACACATCCGTCTCTCGTCTCGGTGTTCGACCAGGGAACAGATCAGCACCACGTGTTCCTCGTGATGGAGCTTGTCCAGGGGGGTACGCTCCGGGAACTCCTGCGTGAGCGAGGCCCAATGCCTCCTTACGCAGCCGCTGCGGTCGCCCGCCCCGTACTGCGAGCACTGTCTGTCGCGCATCGTGCCGGACTTGTCCACCGCGACATCAAGCCTGAGAACGTCCTGATATCCGACTCGGGCGCTGTCAAGATCGCTGACTTCGGCCTGGTTCGCGCCATAGCTGCATCTGGGACCACTTCGGGCAGCATGATCCTCGGCACAGCCGCTTACCTCTCGCCAGAACAGGTGAGCGTTGGCAGCGCCGATGCGCGGAGCGACGTCTACAGCATGGGAATCTTGCTGTACGAGATGCTGACAGGCAAGACGCCGTTTACTGGTGACAACTCCATCACGATCGCGTACCAGCGCACCAGCGCCGACGTCCCGCCTCCAAGCTCCGTGATCGCAGGGGTGCCGCGAGAATTCGACGAGCTCGTGAAGAAAGCAACAGCGCGCAACCCCGACGAGCGGTTCTCCGACGCAGGTGCAATGGCCAGCGCGCTGATGGCAGTGTGCGAAGAGCTGGCGCTGCCCGCATATCGGGTGCCCGCACCGCAACGCTCAGCACAGCACCGCACCCGGGAAAACCTGCACGGCGCTGTACCTCCGGAATCAGGCCCTCCTGCCCCGGAGCCGGACTCAACCAGGCAGATGACGACGGCCCCGCCACTAAGTGAGCCCAATGCCGACAAGTCTCACACCGCTGTGCTCCCGCCCCACGCCCCGGCACCTCCAGCCGTGCCAGCTTCGTCATCGCCGCCTGCGAACGCCACCCAGGCGCTCACTCACCAATATCCGCCCGCCGAACTACCGCCGACTCAGGAAGGGCCACCGCTCGATTCCGCTCGAGGACGCAGATCCCCCATCGTGGTCCTTCTGGTCGTTCTGCTCATTGCAGCGCTCGTCGGCGTCGCGGCGTGGTGGCTGGGTTCAGGTCGCTACGTCGATGTGCCCTCCGTCGCGGGGCTCGACCTGGTGGCCGCTGAGTCCGCGATCGCAGCTGCTGGGCTGACGCCAGCGCGAAACGGCATCTACCGGGACGCCGAGCCAGTCGACACGATTCTCGGCATGGATCCGGCTCCTGGCAGCCGGATCCCTCGCGGCAGCGAAGTCACTCTGGACGTCTCCCTCGGACAGCCTGCCGTTCCTGAGATCGATGGCGACGTCACCATCGACGAGATGGCCGATATTCTCGACGACCGAACGTTCAACATTGTCGTCGACGATGGTGTTTTCGATCGGGTGCGCCCCGAAGGAACAGTTGTGTCACTCTCGCCGAGTTCGGGAACCGTTCTTGCAGTGGGATCAACCGTCACTGTCACCCCCAGCCTGGGCGAACCAGTGATCGTCCCCGATGTCCGCGGCCTCAGCGCCTCTGAGGCCCGCGACATTCTCACCGATGCAGGTTTGACTATCAGTGGTGTTCGTGAGGACTTCGATGGCGGGATCGACGCTGGCCGTGTCGCAGACACTGAACCATCCATCGGATCTGAGGTGGCGTCCAATGGTTCCGTCACCCTCGTGGTGTCGAACGCCGTCCGGGTTCCCTCAGTCCTCGGTCGCAGTGTCAACGCCGCCCGAGACGAGCTTTCGCAGCTTGGTTTCGCTGTCGAGGTGCGGCAACTCGTCAACTCCGGCTCCTCGATCGTCGTGGGCCAAAGCCCCAGTGCCGGATCGAGGCAAAGCCCGGGCGGAGCGATCACTGTCACTGCGCTGCCCTGA
- a CDS encoding Rv2175c family DNA-binding protein, whose product MSTFPVCDDVLSESDEVLPLPDVAESLHVPVTRVHQMLRDRQLLAVRREGVIGIPRLFLAEDAHHRGELRVLKQLPGLIAVLRDGGFTDDESLRWMYQEDPTLPGRPVDALHGHLAREVLRRAQALGF is encoded by the coding sequence GTGAGTACGTTTCCGGTCTGCGACGATGTCCTGTCAGAGTCTGACGAAGTTCTGCCGCTCCCAGATGTCGCAGAGAGTCTGCATGTCCCAGTTACCCGAGTGCATCAGATGTTGCGCGATCGCCAGCTCCTCGCCGTCAGGAGAGAAGGCGTGATCGGTATACCTCGCCTCTTCCTCGCTGAGGATGCCCACCACAGGGGCGAACTCCGAGTCCTCAAACAGTTGCCCGGGCTCATAGCGGTGCTGCGCGACGGCGGCTTCACTGATGACGAGTCGTTGCGCTGGATGTATCAGGAGGACCCGACCCTGCCGGGTCGTCCAGTGGATGCGCTCCACGGGCATCTCGCGAGGGAAGTGCTGCGGCGGGCGCAGGCGCTTGGCTTCTGA